Genomic DNA from Bacteroides zhangwenhongii:
CCTCATGACAATTTAGAAGTCGCCAAAGTAAATGAAAATGTTCTGTCGCACGTCTTATTAGTATATCTTAGCATATCACTAATAATGACGATTATGGCAGGGATTCATTTCGATCAGGTTGTATCGCGCGGTTGCGGTATGGACATCCACAAGAAGGTGGTGGTAGCGACGGTCCAAGGCGAAGGGATCTGTAAGGAGACCAAGTCTTTTGACACCTTCACGAGTTCTTTGACACAATTGAGAGAATGGTTGGTATCATTAGGAATCACTCACGTTGCGATGGAGAGCACTGGAGTGTATTGGAAACCGATATACAACGTGTTCGAGGATTACATCCGCAACATCTGGATTGTCAATGCCCGTCACATCAAGAATGTTCCGGGTCACAAGACAGACAAGAACGACAGTGAGTGGATATGCCAGTTGCTAATGGCAGGATTGCTCAAGCCCAGTTTTATTCCCCCTCGTGAGCAGCGCGAGCTTAGGGATCTTACTCGTTACCGCCGCAAGCTGATAGAAACGGTGTCGGCCAACAAGAACCGCATCATCCGTACGCTTGAGGACGGCAATGTCAAGTTGTCCAGCGTTCTGAGCGACACGAGCGGCTCAACTGCGACCAAACTGATAGAAATGCTTTGCGATGGCAGGATTCCGACATTGGCAGACATAGAGTCTGTACGACACAAGCGTTGTCTGCATTCCGCGGAGGAAATGCTTGAGGCATGCACGGGTTATATGAACAGCCACAAGATATACATGCTTCAGAAGATACGTTCATGCAACAGACGGCTCACGGAGGAAATCACGGAGATGGACAGGCATATCAAGGAAATCCTCTCTCCCTACGAAGATGTCATTGCAAGGCTGAGCGAGATACCCGGAGTGCAAAACCGCACCTGCGAGGAACTGATAGCCGAGATTGGTCTTGACATGGGCAACTTTCCTACTGCGGCGCATCTTTGTTCCTGGGCAGGAATGTGTCCAGGCAACAACGAAAGTGCTGGCAAGAAGAAGAGCGGAAGGACGAGCCACGGAGACAAGCATGTAAGGGCTACACTCGTTGAAGCCGCATGGGCTGCCTCACGAACAAAAGGGACGTTCTTCATGGAACGCTTCAACCGACTTGCCCCACGCAAGGGCAACAAAAAGGCGTTGATTGCCGTTGGGCACTCCCTTCTCAAGTGCATACACTATGTGTTGTCAACAGACGGAAGATACAAGGAGCTTGGAGACAGTTATGTGCCTGAGAAGAAAGAGAAGCAACGCAAGGAATACCTGAAAGGTGAGTTAAAGAAACTTGGCTACCATGTAGTCCTGACGAAGAAAAAAGATTAGCCTACACAATATAAAACTGGGGACTGAGTTAATCCAAGGCCGAATTTTACTGGAACATCCCGAGTCCGAAAATGAAACTGGTCCCAACTGCTGAGAGGCAAAGTTTGTGACATTATGAGCACGTGTATGAAAATTCAACATCAACTCAGCAGTATAAATATAAATTGCCGAACATGCCAGCCGCGCACTTGCCCAACAGTGA
This window encodes:
- a CDS encoding IS110 family RNA-guided transposase; translated protein: MAGIHFDQVVSRGCGMDIHKKVVVATVQGEGICKETKSFDTFTSSLTQLREWLVSLGITHVAMESTGVYWKPIYNVFEDYIRNIWIVNARHIKNVPGHKTDKNDSEWICQLLMAGLLKPSFIPPREQRELRDLTRYRRKLIETVSANKNRIIRTLEDGNVKLSSVLSDTSGSTATKLIEMLCDGRIPTLADIESVRHKRCLHSAEEMLEACTGYMNSHKIYMLQKIRSCNRRLTEEITEMDRHIKEILSPYEDVIARLSEIPGVQNRTCEELIAEIGLDMGNFPTAAHLCSWAGMCPGNNESAGKKKSGRTSHGDKHVRATLVEAAWAASRTKGTFFMERFNRLAPRKGNKKALIAVGHSLLKCIHYVLSTDGRYKELGDSYVPEKKEKQRKEYLKGELKKLGYHVVLTKKKD